In Vibrio tritonius, the following are encoded in one genomic region:
- a CDS encoding AMP-dependent synthetase/ligase, translating to MAELDFHIVKKLRERISLGGNATALKYYADAQWQNITWQAFGQDVDRVSLALLELGIAAQDKVGIFASNMPEWTIADLAALQVRAVTVPIYPTNTLEQTRFIVNNADMRVLFVAGEKQLHIATALFDECEKLELIVVMGQCDVPSSLPYVMTWESFLANSNAEHSTDLAVRLEQASLDDLFTLIYTSGTTGQPKGVMLTHANLSAQMWSHDQRLNVTTSDISLCFLPLSHVFERAWTFYVLYKGATNCYLHDVKIVREALQQVRPTLMCAVPRFYEKIFAAVHEKVTTASVVKKMLFTWAVNMGAKRAQCKAENRTPSALLNLNYRWADKLVLKKLRDLLGGRLTLMPCGGAKLDPTIGRFFHSLGINVKVGYGMTETTATVSCWEDFTFNPDSIGQLMPGVDVRIGDENEILVKGPMVMRGYYKLEQETEQAFDADGYLKTGDAGYLDAHGHLFITDRIKELMKTSGGKYIAPQVIEGTIGKDHFIEQIAVIADTRKFVSALIVPCYDTLESYARQLNIKYHDRLELLKDSQIVEMFEKRINELQQELPSFEQVKRFKLLPKAFSMDEGELTPTLKLRRKIIHNKYEDEIEEMYRE from the coding sequence ATGGCAGAATTAGACTTTCATATTGTTAAAAAACTACGTGAACGTATTTCACTCGGTGGAAATGCGACCGCTTTAAAATATTATGCTGACGCTCAATGGCAAAACATCACTTGGCAAGCATTTGGTCAAGATGTTGATCGTGTCTCCCTAGCATTGCTTGAGCTTGGTATTGCTGCTCAAGATAAAGTCGGTATCTTTGCTTCTAACATGCCTGAATGGACGATTGCTGACCTTGCTGCTCTGCAAGTGCGAGCCGTGACTGTTCCCATTTATCCAACCAACACACTTGAGCAAACTCGTTTTATCGTGAATAACGCAGATATGCGGGTTTTGTTTGTCGCCGGTGAAAAGCAGCTCCACATTGCGACAGCTTTGTTTGATGAGTGTGAGAAGCTCGAGTTGATAGTGGTGATGGGGCAGTGTGATGTGCCTTCTTCTCTACCGTATGTGATGACTTGGGAGTCCTTCCTTGCCAACTCAAATGCAGAGCATTCTACCGATCTTGCTGTGCGTCTTGAACAAGCGAGCCTAGATGATCTGTTTACTCTGATTTATACATCGGGAACAACAGGGCAGCCGAAGGGGGTGATGCTGACTCATGCCAATTTAAGCGCACAAATGTGGAGCCATGATCAGCGTTTGAATGTCACTACATCCGACATATCTTTATGTTTTTTACCGTTATCCCACGTATTTGAGCGCGCTTGGACGTTTTATGTTCTCTATAAAGGTGCGACTAACTGCTATTTGCACGATGTCAAAATAGTGCGCGAAGCTTTGCAGCAGGTGCGTCCTACTTTGATGTGTGCCGTCCCTCGTTTCTATGAAAAAATATTTGCTGCCGTACATGAGAAAGTCACCACAGCCAGTGTCGTGAAAAAGATGTTGTTTACTTGGGCTGTCAACATGGGGGCGAAGCGTGCTCAGTGTAAAGCGGAAAATCGAACGCCATCAGCATTACTCAACCTGAACTACCGCTGGGCGGATAAGTTGGTATTGAAGAAGTTACGCGATCTGTTAGGTGGGCGCCTGACATTGATGCCATGTGGTGGTGCGAAACTGGATCCAACCATAGGCCGTTTCTTTCATTCGTTAGGGATTAACGTCAAAGTCGGTTACGGCATGACAGAAACTACTGCCACTGTTTCTTGCTGGGAAGATTTTACCTTTAATCCCGACTCTATTGGTCAACTAATGCCAGGTGTTGATGTGCGTATTGGTGATGAGAATGAAATTCTAGTCAAAGGCCCAATGGTGATGAGAGGGTACTACAAGTTAGAACAGGAAACTGAACAAGCATTCGATGCTGATGGATATTTAAAAACTGGTGATGCGGGCTACTTAGATGCGCATGGTCACCTGTTTATTACTGATCGTATAAAAGAGTTGATGAAAACCTCTGGGGGTAAATATATCGCGCCTCAAGTGATCGAGGGGACGATAGGCAAAGACCATTTTATCGAACAGATTGCGGTGATTGCAGATACACGTAAGTTTGTATCCGCGTTAATTGTTCCTTGCTATGACACGCTAGAAAGCTACGCGCGGCAATTGAACATCAAATATCACGATAGGTTAGAGCTTCTCAAAGATAGCCAGATAGTGGAGATGTTTGAAAAGCGCATCAATGAGTTGCAACAAGAGTTACCTAGCTTTGAACAAGTAAAACGCTTCAAGCTACTGCCAAAAGCCTTCTCTATGGATGAAGGGGAATTAACCCCGACATTAAAACTACGACGTAAAATTATTCATAATAAGTATGAAGATGAGATTGAAGAGATGTACCGAGAATAA